From Micromonospora echinospora, one genomic window encodes:
- a CDS encoding lyase family protein, with the protein MSTPPLTTYQRHHLRPTYDHHVGYLFPAMVRASQAHVVMLTEQGLVPADRAARLLRGLAELRADDTPAPEFDGTFEDTYYLLEKRLAEACGIPASELDVQMARSRNDLDAGVFRMLLRDQLVGVLDRVLATATTTLDAAHRYADVVITGYTHRRPAQPTTIGHALAGYAEALAGEAVAYADLIEALNTSPLGSCAFAGTDLDIAPARVAELLGFGGLVTNSYEAVAGADHLVRVGTLNAQALATGARLARTLMDWLSWRWVTTPGDFTQGSSIMPQKRNPVVLEHLVSMAGATAADAASVLNNVGAAWWEDSNNATTDVQVRLWESNDRTDRFFALLGGFLAEIEPLEPPSAEEIVASGATTTAAADALTRHGVPFRAAHSVVGRLVRGGAPGTWTVDGVRAAAEGIADGLDDAAIDDLIAAAVRPAQVLDRAQVDGPGRDAVRAQVATLRVAFDGVAGRLDAVRDRLARADEALDAVAAERAGLDAAAAVAAERAGLDAVAAERAAR; encoded by the coding sequence ATGAGCACACCCCCGCTGACCACCTACCAGCGGCACCACCTGCGGCCCACGTACGACCACCACGTCGGGTACCTGTTCCCGGCGATGGTGCGGGCCAGCCAGGCGCACGTGGTGATGCTGACCGAGCAGGGACTCGTCCCCGCCGACCGGGCCGCCCGTCTGCTGCGCGGCCTCGCCGAACTGCGCGCCGACGACACGCCCGCGCCGGAGTTCGACGGCACCTTCGAGGACACCTACTACCTGCTGGAGAAGCGGCTCGCCGAGGCGTGCGGCATCCCCGCGTCCGAACTGGACGTGCAGATGGCCCGTAGCCGCAACGACCTGGACGCCGGGGTGTTCCGGATGCTCCTGCGCGACCAGCTCGTGGGCGTGCTCGACCGGGTGCTCGCCACCGCCACCACCACTCTTGACGCCGCGCACCGGTACGCCGACGTGGTGATCACCGGCTACACCCACCGCCGGCCCGCCCAGCCCACCACCATCGGGCACGCCCTCGCCGGCTACGCCGAGGCGCTCGCCGGTGAGGCCGTCGCGTACGCCGACCTGATCGAGGCGCTCAACACCTCGCCGCTGGGCTCCTGCGCGTTCGCCGGCACCGACCTGGACATCGCCCCCGCCCGGGTGGCCGAACTGCTCGGCTTCGGCGGCCTGGTCACCAACTCGTACGAGGCGGTGGCCGGGGCCGACCACCTGGTCCGGGTGGGCACCCTCAACGCGCAGGCCCTCGCCACCGGCGCCCGGCTGGCCCGCACCCTGATGGACTGGCTGAGCTGGCGCTGGGTGACCACCCCCGGCGACTTCACCCAGGGCAGCAGCATCATGCCGCAGAAGCGCAACCCGGTGGTGCTGGAACACCTGGTCTCGATGGCCGGGGCCACCGCCGCCGACGCCGCCAGCGTGCTCAACAACGTCGGCGCGGCCTGGTGGGAGGACTCCAACAACGCCACCACCGACGTGCAGGTGCGGCTCTGGGAGAGCAACGACCGCACCGACCGGTTCTTCGCGCTGCTCGGCGGCTTCCTCGCCGAGATCGAGCCGTTGGAGCCACCGTCGGCGGAGGAGATCGTCGCCTCCGGAGCCACCACCACCGCCGCAGCCGACGCGCTGACCCGGCACGGGGTGCCGTTCCGCGCCGCCCACTCGGTGGTCGGTCGGCTGGTCCGGGGTGGCGCTCCGGGCACCTGGACCGTCGACGGGGTCCGCGCGGCGGCCGAGGGGATCGCCGACGGGCTCGACGACGCCGCGATCGACGACCTGATCGCCGCCGCCGTCCGTCCCGCGCAGGTCCTCGACCGGGCCCAGGTCGACGGCCCCGGCAGGGACGCGGTACGGGCCCAGGTGGCGACCCTCCGCGTCGCCTTCGACGGCGTCGCCGGTCGGCTCGACGCGGTCCGGGACCGGCTGGCCCGGGCCGACGAGGCGCTGGACGCCGTCGCCGCCGAGCGGGCGGGGTTGGACGCCGCCGCCGCCGTGGCCGCCGAGCGGGCGGGGTTGGACGCCGTGGCCGCCGAGCGGGCGGCGCGGTGA
- a CDS encoding ROK family protein, whose protein sequence is MSVGLSGRAAQPAPVAGDRPMLLGIDFGGTKMAVGVADGQGRLLVRERVPTHAEQGAPQALDRALALAAKLVAQVGGPVAAAGVASPGVIRPDGIDLAPNVPGWDRLRLADAVRERFGVPAVAVDNDLNAAALAELRLGALRDVDPGLVVGIGTGVAAAVTVGGRVVGGHRGAAGEIGYAVAGGPWPGSMLELNFSGRALDRLADEQGVLGGAAGLAAAAARPGPAREALTARVDEFARHLATCCLLLDPQRVVLVGGVAGSDLIRGLLTERLGAVLPYRPEVVLSRFADDAALHGAVILAREAVPASR, encoded by the coding sequence GTGAGTGTTGGATTGTCCGGTCGAGCCGCCCAGCCCGCACCGGTGGCCGGTGACCGGCCGATGCTGCTCGGCATCGACTTCGGCGGCACCAAGATGGCCGTCGGGGTGGCCGACGGGCAGGGCCGGCTCCTGGTCCGCGAACGGGTCCCCACGCACGCCGAGCAGGGCGCGCCGCAGGCCCTGGACCGGGCGCTGGCGCTGGCCGCGAAACTGGTGGCGCAGGTCGGCGGCCCGGTCGCGGCGGCCGGCGTGGCCTCGCCCGGCGTGATCCGGCCCGACGGCATCGACCTGGCCCCGAACGTGCCCGGCTGGGACCGGCTGCGGCTGGCCGACGCCGTCCGCGAGCGGTTCGGCGTGCCGGCGGTGGCGGTCGACAACGACCTGAACGCCGCCGCCCTGGCCGAACTGCGCCTCGGTGCGCTGCGCGACGTCGACCCCGGGCTGGTGGTCGGCATCGGCACCGGCGTCGCGGCGGCGGTCACCGTGGGCGGCCGGGTGGTCGGCGGCCACCGGGGCGCGGCCGGCGAGATCGGGTACGCGGTGGCCGGTGGCCCCTGGCCCGGCAGCATGCTGGAACTCAACTTCTCCGGCCGGGCGCTGGACCGGCTCGCCGACGAGCAGGGGGTGCTGGGTGGCGCGGCCGGGCTGGCCGCCGCCGCCGCGCGTCCCGGCCCGGCCCGGGAGGCGCTCACCGCCCGGGTCGACGAGTTCGCCCGTCACCTGGCCACCTGCTGCCTGCTGCTCGACCCGCAGCGGGTGGTGCTGGTCGGCGGGGTGGCCGGCAGCGACCTGATCCGGGGCCTGCTGACCGAGCGACTCGGCGCGGTGCTGCCGTACCGGCCGGAGGTGGTGCTTTCCCGGTTCGCCGACGACGCCGCCCTGCACGGCGCGGTGATCCTCGCCCGCGAGGCGGTGCCCGCGTCCCGCTGA